A stretch of the Ostrea edulis chromosome 9, xbOstEdul1.1, whole genome shotgun sequence genome encodes the following:
- the LOC125658587 gene encoding uncharacterized protein LOC125658587 isoform X2 — MPKKSGKKGKGKGKKKAKKTVAGAEDIVHSLLKCYERNCGLTESQMSPRIKSALRDCKENEKVLSTFILEPVPVEKEGDLPVLLEPLIAAFRQERYVHIQDLYVWNYPMTYENMATVALLMEKACYPLKYMEFLDCLLEGYSLQRFTRSFNFCSTLTSVTLDYNEFGDEGARYFCKGLEGNITLLSISMCYCDLGVESGDILGKMLVKTAVRELYLDGNNLECKGVVSLIDQCAQQALYESTMRAEEAARKLQEEAEKAEREREQGYRSSGLSGDEDGGGKKKKKKKGKKKKKKEPPPPPAVGPWIHKLHVADNGIDGLAFKKELAPLQMMRILRNLIMYSDCFEELDLEKNLIGDMAGKDILEALEHRKETEKLGGCKVRVTSRIKKDTFDGILKLGSGLKKKKKGGKKKKK; from the exons atgccGAAAAAGAGTGGGAAAAAAGGAAAAGGCAAAGGAAAAAAGAAGGCCAAGAAAACAGTGGCTGGAGCAGAGGATATTGTGCACAGTCTGCTGAAATGTTATGAGAGGAATTGTGGACTGACCGAGTCCCAAATGAGTCCCAGAATCAAAAGTGCATTGAGAGATTGCAAGGAGAATGAGAAAGTGCTTTCTACT TTTATCTTGGAGCCTGTGCCTGTGGAGAAGGAGGGGGATCTGCCTGTGTTACTGGAGCCCCTAATAGCAGCTTTCAGACAGGAACGATATGTTCACATCCAGGATCTGTACGTGTGGAATTACCCGATGACATACGAAAACATGGCAACCGTG GCTTTGCTGATGGAGAAGGCCTGCTACCCCCTGAAATATATGGAGTTCCTGGACTGCCTTTTGGAGGGATACTCCCTTCAGCGGTTCACGAGGTCCTTCAACTTCTGCTCCACTTTGACCTCTGTTACGTTGGACTACAATGA GTTTGGAGATGAAGGAGCCCGATATTTTTGTAAAGGACTGGAGGGAAATATCACGCTACTGTCGATTAGCATGTGTTACTGTGATCTGGGTGTAGAAAGTGGTGATATCCTGGGCAAAATGCTGGTCAAAACAGCGGTCAG GGAGTTGTACTTAGATGGCAATAACCTGGAGTGTAAAGGAGTGGTCAGTTTGATTGACCAGTGTGCTCAGCAGGCTCTCTACGAGTCCACAATGAGGGCAGAAGAAGCAGCCAGAAAACTCCAAGAGGAGGCGGAGAAAGCTGAACGAG AGAGAGAACAGGGTTACAGATCTTCGGGATTATCTGGTGATGAAGATGGAGGtggaaagaagaaaaagaaaaagaaag gcaagaaaaagaagaaaaaggaGCCACCTCCCCCTCCCGCTGTAGGGCCATGGATCCACAAGCTACATGTGGCAGATAATGGTATTGATGGTTTGGCATTCAAGAAAGAGTTAGCTCCCCTTCAGATGATGAGAATATTAAGAAA CCTCATCATGTATTCCGATTGCTTTGAGGAGTTGGACCTTGAGAAAAACTTGATAGGTGATATGGCAGGGAAAGACATTTTAGAAGCATTAGAACACAGAAAAGAAACCG AAAAGCTAGGTGGCTGTAAAGTGCGGGTCACCAGCAGGATAAAGAAGGACACTTTTGATGGCATCCTCAAACTAGGGTCTGGtctcaagaaaaagaaaaaaggaggGAAAAAG aaaaagaaataa
- the LOC125658587 gene encoding uncharacterized protein LOC125658587 isoform X1 has translation MPKKSGKKGKGKGKKKAKKTVAGAEDIVHSLLKCYERNCGLTESQMSPRIKSALRDCKENEKVLSTFILEPVPVEKEGDLPVLLEPLIAAFRQERYVHIQDLYVWNYPMTYENMATVALLMEKACYPLKYMEFLDCLLEGYSLQRFTRSFNFCSTLTSVTLDYNEFGDEGARYFCKGLEGNITLLSISMCYCDLGVESGDILGKMLVKTAVRELYLDGNNLECKGVVSLIDQCAQQALYESTMRAEEAARKLQEEAEKAERESKLTPQQRREREQGYRSSGLSGDEDGGGKKKKKKKGKKKKKKEPPPPPAVGPWIHKLHVADNGIDGLAFKKELAPLQMMRILRNLIMYSDCFEELDLEKNLIGDMAGKDILEALEHRKETEKLGGCKVRVTSRIKKDTFDGILKLGSGLKKKKKGGKKKKK, from the exons atgccGAAAAAGAGTGGGAAAAAAGGAAAAGGCAAAGGAAAAAAGAAGGCCAAGAAAACAGTGGCTGGAGCAGAGGATATTGTGCACAGTCTGCTGAAATGTTATGAGAGGAATTGTGGACTGACCGAGTCCCAAATGAGTCCCAGAATCAAAAGTGCATTGAGAGATTGCAAGGAGAATGAGAAAGTGCTTTCTACT TTTATCTTGGAGCCTGTGCCTGTGGAGAAGGAGGGGGATCTGCCTGTGTTACTGGAGCCCCTAATAGCAGCTTTCAGACAGGAACGATATGTTCACATCCAGGATCTGTACGTGTGGAATTACCCGATGACATACGAAAACATGGCAACCGTG GCTTTGCTGATGGAGAAGGCCTGCTACCCCCTGAAATATATGGAGTTCCTGGACTGCCTTTTGGAGGGATACTCCCTTCAGCGGTTCACGAGGTCCTTCAACTTCTGCTCCACTTTGACCTCTGTTACGTTGGACTACAATGA GTTTGGAGATGAAGGAGCCCGATATTTTTGTAAAGGACTGGAGGGAAATATCACGCTACTGTCGATTAGCATGTGTTACTGTGATCTGGGTGTAGAAAGTGGTGATATCCTGGGCAAAATGCTGGTCAAAACAGCGGTCAG GGAGTTGTACTTAGATGGCAATAACCTGGAGTGTAAAGGAGTGGTCAGTTTGATTGACCAGTGTGCTCAGCAGGCTCTCTACGAGTCCACAATGAGGGCAGAAGAAGCAGCCAGAAAACTCCAAGAGGAGGCGGAGAAAGCTGAACGAG AGAGTAAGTTAACCCCTCAACAAAGACGTG AGAGAGAACAGGGTTACAGATCTTCGGGATTATCTGGTGATGAAGATGGAGGtggaaagaagaaaaagaaaaagaaag gcaagaaaaagaagaaaaaggaGCCACCTCCCCCTCCCGCTGTAGGGCCATGGATCCACAAGCTACATGTGGCAGATAATGGTATTGATGGTTTGGCATTCAAGAAAGAGTTAGCTCCCCTTCAGATGATGAGAATATTAAGAAA CCTCATCATGTATTCCGATTGCTTTGAGGAGTTGGACCTTGAGAAAAACTTGATAGGTGATATGGCAGGGAAAGACATTTTAGAAGCATTAGAACACAGAAAAGAAACCG AAAAGCTAGGTGGCTGTAAAGTGCGGGTCACCAGCAGGATAAAGAAGGACACTTTTGATGGCATCCTCAAACTAGGGTCTGGtctcaagaaaaagaaaaaaggaggGAAAAAG aaaaagaaataa